Proteins from one Planctomyces sp. SH-PL62 genomic window:
- a CDS encoding response regulator, which produces MKKLAPAQGSRVLIVDDNRDTADTTAMILRMYGFDVAVAYDGRSALQKAKGYDPDVVLLDLSLPDIDGCAVAESLRNDGLDRALLIAVSGHGPDDAAWAHPYFSDRLVKPVAKDALVSLLKRLQPANS; this is translated from the coding sequence ATGAAAAAACTCGCTCCCGCTCAAGGTTCGCGCGTCCTGATCGTCGACGACAACCGAGACACCGCCGACACCACGGCCATGATACTGCGAATGTACGGCTTCGACGTGGCGGTCGCCTATGATGGGCGCTCGGCCCTGCAGAAGGCCAAGGGGTATGACCCCGACGTCGTGCTGCTCGACCTCTCGCTCCCCGACATCGACGGCTGCGCCGTGGCCGAATCGCTGCGGAACGACGGCCTCGATCGGGCCTTGCTGATCGCGGTCTCCGGACACGGCCCGGACGACGCGGCCTGGGCCCATCCCTACTTCTCGGATCGGCTGGTCAAGCCCGTGGCCAAGGACGCCCTGGTCTCGCTCCTGAAGCGACTGCAGCCCGCCAACTCCTAG
- a CDS encoding cellulase family glycosylhydrolase, with the protein MTPATLLLATALLSAPPAPDGPLAPIAARRFHVVPDAPTVLEWKRTGEADGDALDYIVRDYRGTEEARAKAVATPEGVRVERAFPQGYHEVEFPALSQRFGVVALPHARGTPDPFFAIDAAMSWLVDDDATRDELIALAQGFGLAMIRERMTWEAIQPEPGRWDWESGARFERLRESYRRAGIPVLEMGHDAPEWAGRVGKYSRDLVATADAWKTIARRWDRTWGGIEIWNEPEISFGGDMPGDQYSAYAKAVSFGLRQAPVRVPIVGGVMAHHAPEFLRACAQGGLLERVDAFSFHDYGPAESFEDVNVRFREWLRASGHGDMPLWITECGWPWKRGPERPPIDQDRASAAQIVMKAVEARACGVERFFTFVYPFYEENANNFSVMDRSATPLRSMAAYAQAIHALGGLSYLGDLKCDAPRILRSRVFGDARRAVVVIASTLSETDLGEPIRLAVTPDHVEAADGRAVPVRDGGFPLTDGLAYAWFERAALAPMIDAETRAMSLHPARDAEPVRGEPSPIVLRHRFDPMVATPSSTGYRLKAGVTSLPVRVEVVNLGETAESLDLTLGVERPDVGTVAEPRRVEVGPRSQAEVEWTVDLSDAFADFAPARVLVTARNERGIRDRLSLAVFGEAKLEVALARVSRSVRLPIEDLSRWSPNIAAGGRMTMRAVETDGWRLDVAHEPGTDRWAYPYFRLPDSVDLAEAKGLILRARRRGAGDVRAFLWEGETGVGYINVASLFPADGDWHVVRLDFDAMERSNANAPDPDGKLDRKAVRKISLGLNGDVDANELELEVDAVHIVW; encoded by the coding sequence ATGACACCCGCGACCCTCCTCCTCGCGACGGCTCTCCTCTCCGCCCCTCCCGCTCCCGACGGCCCGCTCGCCCCCATCGCCGCCCGGCGGTTCCACGTCGTCCCGGACGCGCCGACGGTCCTGGAATGGAAGCGGACGGGGGAAGCCGACGGGGACGCCCTGGACTACATCGTACGGGATTATCGGGGGACCGAGGAGGCGCGGGCGAAGGCCGTCGCGACGCCGGAGGGGGTCCGCGTCGAGCGGGCGTTCCCCCAGGGCTATCACGAGGTCGAATTTCCGGCGCTCTCGCAGCGTTTCGGGGTCGTCGCCCTGCCCCACGCCCGGGGGACGCCCGACCCGTTCTTCGCGATCGACGCGGCGATGTCCTGGCTCGTCGACGACGACGCGACCCGCGACGAGTTGATCGCCCTGGCGCAGGGTTTCGGCCTCGCCATGATCCGTGAGCGCATGACCTGGGAGGCGATCCAGCCTGAGCCCGGTCGCTGGGACTGGGAATCGGGCGCTCGCTTCGAACGTCTGCGGGAATCCTATCGACGCGCGGGAATCCCCGTCCTGGAGATGGGCCACGATGCGCCCGAATGGGCCGGTCGGGTCGGCAAGTATTCAAGAGACCTGGTCGCGACGGCCGACGCCTGGAAGACCATCGCCCGCCGCTGGGATCGGACCTGGGGCGGGATCGAGATTTGGAACGAGCCTGAGATCAGCTTCGGCGGCGACATGCCCGGCGACCAGTATTCGGCCTACGCCAAGGCCGTGTCGTTCGGGCTCCGCCAGGCCCCCGTCCGGGTGCCGATCGTCGGCGGCGTGATGGCCCATCACGCGCCCGAGTTCCTCAGGGCCTGCGCCCAGGGGGGGCTGCTCGAACGGGTCGACGCCTTCAGCTTCCACGACTACGGCCCCGCCGAGAGCTTCGAAGACGTCAACGTCCGGTTTCGCGAATGGCTGCGGGCTTCGGGCCACGGCGACATGCCGCTCTGGATCACCGAATGTGGCTGGCCCTGGAAGCGCGGTCCCGAACGGCCTCCCATCGATCAGGACCGCGCCAGCGCGGCGCAGATCGTGATGAAGGCGGTCGAGGCGCGGGCGTGCGGCGTCGAGCGGTTCTTCACGTTCGTCTACCCGTTCTACGAGGAGAACGCGAACAACTTCAGCGTCATGGACCGTAGCGCGACCCCGCTGCGGAGCATGGCCGCGTACGCGCAGGCGATCCACGCACTGGGCGGCCTCTCCTATCTCGGCGACCTGAAGTGCGACGCCCCTCGAATCCTCCGCTCCCGGGTTTTCGGCGACGCCAGGCGCGCCGTCGTCGTGATCGCCTCCACGCTGTCCGAAACCGACCTGGGCGAGCCGATCCGGCTTGCCGTGACGCCCGATCACGTCGAGGCGGCCGACGGCCGGGCGGTTCCCGTCCGCGACGGCGGCTTCCCGCTCACCGACGGCCTGGCCTACGCCTGGTTCGAGCGAGCGGCTCTCGCCCCGATGATCGACGCAGAGACCCGCGCGATGAGCCTGCACCCGGCCCGCGACGCCGAGCCCGTACGGGGCGAGCCCTCGCCGATCGTGCTCCGCCATCGGTTCGACCCGATGGTCGCGACGCCGAGTTCGACGGGCTATCGACTCAAGGCCGGCGTCACGTCCCTGCCGGTGCGCGTCGAGGTGGTCAACCTCGGCGAGACGGCCGAATCGCTCGACCTGACGCTCGGGGTGGAGCGGCCGGACGTGGGGACGGTCGCCGAACCCCGCCGCGTCGAGGTCGGCCCGCGATCGCAGGCGGAGGTGGAATGGACGGTCGACCTCTCGGACGCCTTCGCCGACTTCGCCCCGGCGAGAGTCCTCGTCACCGCCCGCAATGAGCGCGGGATCCGCGATCGACTGTCTTTGGCGGTCTTCGGGGAGGCCAAGCTCGAAGTGGCCCTCGCCAGGGTCTCGCGTTCGGTCCGGCTGCCGATCGAGGATCTCTCGCGATGGTCTCCGAACATCGCCGCCGGGGGACGGATGACGATGCGGGCCGTCGAGACCGACGGCTGGCGGCTGGACGTCGCTCATGAGCCCGGGACCGATCGCTGGGCCTATCCGTACTTCCGGCTCCCGGATTCGGTCGATCTCGCCGAGGCGAAGGGACTGATCCTCCGGGCCCGACGTCGGGGCGCGGGGGACGTCCGGGCCTTCCTCTGGGAGGGAGAGACCGGGGTCGGCTATATCAACGTCGCCAGCCTGTTCCCGGCCGACGGCGACTGGCATGTCGTCCGGCTCGATTTCGACGCGATGGAGCGCAGCAACGCCAACGCCCCCGACCCGGATGGGAAGCTGGACCGCAAGGCGGTGCGCAAGATCAGTCTCGGTCTGAACGGCGACGTCGACGCGAACGAGTTGGAGTTGGAGGTCGACGCCGTCCACATCGTTTGGTGA
- a CDS encoding putative quinol monooxygenase, translated as MFVVIANIQVKPECVDAFRAACAENSRNSIQEPGCLRFDVLQQHDDPTKFALFEIYRQPEDFAAHKETAHYAVWAEQAAAMQAGPRSSAKFRKLYPEDGQP; from the coding sequence ATGTTCGTGGTGATCGCCAACATCCAGGTGAAGCCGGAATGCGTCGATGCGTTCCGGGCGGCGTGCGCCGAGAATTCCCGCAACAGCATCCAGGAGCCAGGCTGCCTCCGGTTCGACGTCCTCCAGCAGCACGACGACCCGACGAAGTTCGCGCTGTTCGAGATCTATCGCCAGCCCGAGGATTTCGCCGCGCACAAGGAGACGGCCCATTACGCCGTCTGGGCCGAGCAGGCCGCCGCGATGCAAGCCGGGCCGCGTTCGTCCGCCAAGTTTCGCAAGCTCTATCCGGAAGACGGGCAGCCATGA
- the ggt gene encoding gamma-glutamyltransferase translates to MANLGFSRGRAAGWLLLAVVPVAAFGQGGTFTKYAVSAQESHAADVGRDALRAGGNAIDAAVATAFAMAVTLPEAGNLGGGGFIVAYLPASKRVVDLDFRETAPGSSTPRMYLDAEGNLLPRHRAGAWAAGVPGTVRGLGTAHAKWGKLPWRDLVAPAVKLAREGFPISDELAVALNVQLRPRGGDEGRGRVGDRMADFPESVAAFGKPDGQPWKGGDLLVQGDLASTLERIAAEGPDEFYTGRTADLIAAYMTENDGRISRKDLADYRAKERPPVRTTYRGHDVYSVGPASSGGVVLCQMLNILERYDLMADGPQSPRTLHRVTEAMRRAYYTRATRLGDPDFVDVPFADLASKAAADELARSIDDSRATPSAELAPFPIVSTEPDHTTHFSVIDGEGGAVAMTYTLEDSYGAKAVVKGAGFLLNNEMGDFNLRPGRTDDAGAIGTYPNQIAPGKRMLSSQCPTLVLKDGKVRMVTGSPGGRTIPNTTLWVVLNVLEFGLEPQAAVDAPRTHHSWFPDVVALEGREWPQETLKALTDMGHKLRTGGRQGNANSIVVDPADGRIFGAPDRRRTTTKASGD, encoded by the coding sequence ATGGCAAATCTCGGATTTTCAAGGGGACGCGCGGCGGGCTGGCTGCTGCTGGCGGTGGTCCCCGTCGCGGCTTTCGGGCAAGGCGGGACGTTCACCAAGTACGCGGTCTCCGCGCAGGAGTCGCACGCGGCCGACGTCGGCCGGGACGCGCTTCGCGCGGGGGGCAACGCCATCGATGCGGCGGTGGCCACGGCGTTCGCCATGGCCGTGACGCTCCCCGAGGCCGGCAACCTCGGCGGCGGCGGGTTCATCGTCGCCTACCTCCCCGCCTCGAAGCGGGTCGTCGACCTCGATTTCCGCGAGACCGCGCCGGGGTCTTCCACCCCCCGGATGTACCTCGACGCCGAGGGGAACCTCCTCCCACGCCACCGCGCCGGCGCCTGGGCGGCCGGCGTCCCGGGGACCGTCCGGGGCCTGGGGACGGCCCATGCGAAATGGGGCAAGCTCCCCTGGCGCGACCTCGTGGCCCCCGCCGTGAAGCTGGCTCGCGAGGGCTTCCCGATCTCCGACGAGCTGGCCGTCGCGCTCAACGTGCAACTGCGGCCCCGGGGGGGCGACGAGGGCCGGGGACGGGTCGGCGACCGGATGGCCGATTTCCCCGAGTCGGTCGCCGCCTTCGGCAAGCCGGACGGCCAGCCGTGGAAGGGGGGCGACCTTCTCGTCCAGGGCGACCTCGCCTCCACTCTGGAACGGATCGCCGCGGAAGGCCCCGACGAGTTCTACACCGGCCGCACCGCCGATCTCATCGCCGCCTACATGACCGAGAACGACGGCCGGATCAGCCGCAAGGACCTGGCGGACTATCGCGCCAAGGAACGCCCCCCGGTGAGGACGACTTATCGCGGCCATGACGTCTACAGCGTCGGCCCGGCGTCGTCCGGCGGCGTCGTCCTCTGTCAGATGCTCAACATCCTGGAGCGCTACGACCTCATGGCCGACGGCCCCCAGTCGCCTCGGACCCTCCATCGCGTGACCGAGGCCATGCGCCGGGCGTATTACACCCGCGCCACCAGGCTCGGCGACCCCGACTTCGTCGACGTGCCGTTCGCGGACCTGGCCTCCAAGGCCGCCGCCGACGAGCTGGCGCGGTCGATCGACGACTCCCGCGCCACCCCCAGCGCCGAACTCGCCCCGTTCCCGATCGTCTCGACCGAGCCGGACCACACCACCCACTTCTCGGTGATCGACGGCGAGGGGGGGGCGGTCGCGATGACCTACACCCTTGAGGACAGCTACGGCGCCAAGGCCGTGGTCAAGGGCGCCGGGTTCCTGCTCAACAATGAGATGGGCGACTTCAATCTGAGGCCGGGCCGGACCGACGACGCCGGGGCGATCGGGACCTATCCCAACCAGATCGCCCCCGGCAAGCGGATGCTCAGCTCGCAGTGCCCGACGCTCGTCCTGAAAGACGGCAAGGTCCGCATGGTGACGGGGTCGCCGGGCGGGCGGACGATCCCCAACACCACGCTCTGGGTCGTCCTCAACGTGCTGGAATTCGGGCTCGAACCCCAGGCCGCGGTCGACGCCCCCCGCACCCACCACTCCTGGTTCCCGGACGTCGTCGCCCTGGAAGGGCGGGAGTGGCCGCAGGAAACCCTGAAGGCGCTGACCGACATGGGGCACAAGCTGCGGACCGGCGGCCGACAGGGGAACGCCAACTCGATCGTCGTCGATCCGGCCGACGGCCGAATCTTCGGCGCGCCCGACCGGCGTCGCACCACCACCAAGGCCTCGGGGGATTGA